Proteins encoded together in one Synechococcales cyanobacterium T60_A2020_003 window:
- a CDS encoding pentapeptide repeat-containing protein: MRKTNIQSIGTISASVAAISLLAWFAVPARAENLEDLQQLMNTRECQGCDLNRAGLVHGNLEGVDLSSADLRGANLSRADLRGADLSGADLSRATLLGADLSEADLTGTNFAGADLREAYFTDAIIDGTVFEGTVMVGAVGLPPSALTPQELYMWGMVESRRGNYQGAIDYYTQAYEAQPDFANAVLARAIARYRMGDPDGAIADATLSNQLYLTANSQQGQEVSQQLIALATAYKEAGEVEVTAGRPNFLNFLTSLSGMALQFLTQGGFPGLPF; the protein is encoded by the coding sequence ATGAGGAAAACGAATATTCAATCCATCGGTACAATTTCTGCCTCAGTCGCTGCGATATCGCTTCTGGCATGGTTTGCTGTGCCTGCCCGTGCTGAAAATCTTGAGGATCTGCAACAGCTCATGAACACGCGGGAATGTCAAGGATGCGACTTAAATCGGGCGGGGCTGGTACATGGAAATTTAGAGGGTGTTGACCTCAGCAGTGCGGATTTACGGGGTGCCAATTTAAGCCGGGCTGACTTGCGAGGGGCAGATCTGAGTGGCGCTGATCTATCGAGAGCAACGCTTTTGGGTGCCGATTTGTCAGAGGCCGATTTGACTGGCACAAATTTCGCTGGAGCGGATCTGCGCGAAGCGTATTTTACGGACGCCATTATCGATGGCACTGTGTTTGAAGGTACGGTGATGGTAGGTGCGGTGGGATTACCCCCCTCAGCCCTAACGCCTCAAGAGCTGTATATGTGGGGAATGGTGGAATCCCGTCGAGGCAATTATCAAGGCGCAATTGATTACTATACTCAGGCCTATGAGGCTCAGCCGGACTTTGCAAATGCAGTGTTAGCCCGAGCGATCGCCCGCTACCGGATGGGCGACCCCGATGGGGCGATCGCGGATGCCACCTTATCCAACCAACTGTATTTGACGGCTAACAGCCAACAGGGGCAGGAGGTATCACAACAACTCATCGCCTTAGCGACAGCTTATAAAGAAGCAGGGGAAGTTGAAGTGACCGCAGGCCGTCCGAACTTCTTAAACTTCCTTACGTCTCTGAGCGGGATGGCGCTGCAATTTCTGACACAGGGCGGCTTTCCTGGCTTGCCTTTCTAG
- a CDS encoding DUF928 domain-containing protein, whose amino-acid sequence MSYRSRVSTQLTATLLTTLGLWLGSNLTLSAFAQFIPPDNIGIPGRREGGGTRGECLNSTQPLMALVPENSYGETVSPYPTFFWFVPDVPAQAAEFVLYDEAGNEIYYTTFQLVGTSGILSLSLPETADLPPLEPNQNYEWVFSLVCDTQDRSGDLFTTGWLQRVDPDPAMQEQLATVTEGDRANIYAQNGVWYDALAALATQYRDNPTDAAIANEWTSLLTSVGLGDFADAPLIQTYGPDVETPAP is encoded by the coding sequence ATGTCTTACCGTTCCCGCGTCTCAACTCAACTTACGGCAACCCTGCTCACAACCCTCGGTCTGTGGTTGGGTAGTAACCTAACCCTTTCCGCCTTTGCTCAATTTATACCTCCCGATAATATTGGCATTCCAGGTCGTCGCGAAGGCGGAGGGACTCGCGGTGAGTGTTTAAATAGCACCCAACCGCTCATGGCACTCGTGCCTGAAAACAGCTATGGTGAAACTGTTTCGCCCTATCCCACTTTCTTCTGGTTTGTGCCAGATGTGCCAGCTCAGGCAGCAGAATTTGTGTTGTACGATGAGGCGGGTAATGAGATTTACTACACTACATTTCAGCTTGTGGGCACCTCTGGAATTTTGAGCCTCAGCCTTCCAGAAACGGCGGATCTGCCGCCTCTCGAGCCGAATCAGAATTATGAGTGGGTGTTCTCGCTGGTCTGTGATACCCAGGATCGATCCGGGGATCTGTTTACTACGGGCTGGCTTCAACGGGTCGATCCTGATCCGGCTATGCAGGAACAGTTGGCTACGGTAACGGAGGGCGATCGCGCTAATATCTACGCCCAAAACGGCGTGTGGTACGATGCCCTAGCGGCATTGGCGACCCAGTATCGAGACAATCCAACCGATGCGGCGATCGCCAATGAGTGGACATCCCTCCTAACCTCTGTAGGGCTAGGAGACTTTGCCGATGCGCCCCTCATCCAAACCTATGGGCCAGATGTTGAAACCCCGGCACCCTAG
- a CDS encoding FTR1 family iron permease: MPDLSAALPTFVITLREGVEASLVVGIVMAYLQKAQRTSLYSWVYGGIAAGLLASVAVGWIFLSVLQSLEASNATYAPILKAALEGSFSLIAVGLLSWMLVWMTRQARSLKSDVEAAVNSALERSPDQSSHISIAAGSSILTLVLIAVLREGFETVVFIAAQFQEGYVPILGAIAGLIGAVGIGILLFKLGVKINLRLFFQVMGVLLLLIVSGLVVTTLRHADRAIALLSQTNPAWSQACFSQDSCILGFRVWDASAVLPDRQFPGLLLKAFFGYTQNLYLVQAIAYLVFLISIGGLYFQSLTGGQPRKASQESRPVSEIAAPSRSET; the protein is encoded by the coding sequence ATGCCAGATTTGAGTGCAGCACTGCCTACATTTGTAATTACCCTGCGAGAAGGCGTAGAAGCGTCCCTCGTCGTGGGCATTGTGATGGCGTACTTGCAAAAAGCGCAGCGCACCTCGTTGTACTCCTGGGTGTACGGCGGAATCGCAGCGGGTCTCCTAGCGAGCGTTGCCGTAGGCTGGATATTCCTCAGCGTGCTACAGTCCTTAGAAGCATCCAATGCCACCTACGCTCCGATTCTCAAAGCGGCTTTAGAGGGGAGTTTTAGCCTCATTGCGGTAGGGCTACTGAGCTGGATGCTGGTGTGGATGACCCGACAGGCCAGATCCCTAAAATCCGACGTTGAGGCCGCTGTAAATTCGGCCTTAGAGCGATCGCCCGATCAGAGTTCGCACATTAGCATTGCCGCCGGAAGCAGCATCTTAACGTTGGTGTTAATCGCGGTACTGCGGGAAGGGTTTGAAACCGTTGTCTTTATCGCGGCCCAGTTCCAAGAGGGATACGTACCGATTTTGGGTGCGATCGCAGGCTTGATCGGAGCCGTCGGCATTGGCATTTTGTTGTTCAAGCTAGGCGTCAAAATTAATCTGCGACTGTTCTTTCAGGTGATGGGCGTCCTGCTGCTGCTGATTGTGTCCGGTCTTGTTGTGACGACCCTACGCCATGCCGATCGCGCCATTGCCCTGCTTAGCCAAACAAATCCAGCGTGGAGCCAGGCATGCTTCAGCCAGGACTCTTGCATTCTTGGGTTTCGGGTCTGGGATGCTAGCGCCGTACTGCCCGATCGCCAATTTCCCGGACTCCTCCTCAAAGCCTTCTTCGGCTACACCCAAAACCTATACCTTGTACAGGCGATCGCCTACCTCGTATTTCTAATCAGTATTGGAGGGCTATATTTTCAAAGCTTGACGGGCGGGCAACCTAGAAAGGCAAGCCAGGAAAGCCGCCCTGTGTCAGAAATTGCAGCGCCATCCCGCTCAGAGACGTAA
- a CDS encoding PAP/fibrillin family protein, with translation MLIKTELLNAIAGKNRGILASPIDKQAILANIAQLEDRNPTPNPLEASELLDGNWRLLYTTSQELLRLDQFPVLKLGEIYQFIRVSTTKIYNVAELYGFPLLESIVSVVARFEPTSKRRVQVRFERGIVGPQRLIQYRSVSTFVEQIEAGQKFVALDFQINRENQQGWLDITYLDPDLRIGRGNEGSVFVLAKSP, from the coding sequence ATGCTAATTAAAACAGAACTTTTAAATGCGATCGCCGGAAAAAATCGAGGAATTCTTGCAAGTCCTATTGATAAGCAAGCCATATTAGCCAACATCGCTCAGCTTGAAGACCGCAACCCAACTCCCAACCCGCTGGAGGCTAGCGAACTGCTGGATGGAAATTGGCGACTGCTATACACGACCAGCCAAGAGTTACTGCGCTTAGATCAATTTCCTGTCTTGAAGCTGGGGGAGATCTACCAGTTCATCCGAGTATCGACCACTAAGATCTATAACGTTGCAGAGTTGTATGGGTTCCCGTTGCTGGAATCGATTGTCAGTGTCGTCGCTCGGTTTGAGCCAACGTCGAAACGGCGGGTGCAAGTGCGCTTTGAACGCGGAATTGTTGGGCCACAGCGTTTAATTCAATACCGCTCTGTGTCAACGTTTGTAGAGCAAATTGAGGCAGGCCAGAAATTTGTTGCCCTGGATTTTCAGATTAACCGTGAAAATCAGCAAGGTTGGCTAGATATTACCTACCTTGATCCCGATTTACGCATTGGTCGAGGAAACGAAGGTAGCGTCTTTGTTTTAGCCAAATCACCCTGA
- a CDS encoding DUF3134 domain-containing protein, with the protein MYNPALREQPREEPAKVIPPTQGESILDWLERTGRLLERESSDTYYGDDEAEINDLMAGEDDSYDDDDDDDMLEVDD; encoded by the coding sequence ATGTACAATCCTGCGCTTAGAGAACAACCTCGCGAAGAACCCGCTAAAGTGATTCCGCCAACGCAAGGGGAGTCTATTCTTGACTGGCTTGAACGTACGGGGCGGCTGTTAGAACGCGAAAGCAGCGACACGTATTATGGTGACGATGAAGCTGAGATCAACGATCTCATGGCTGGTGAGGATGATAGCTACGACGATGATGATGATGACGACATGCTAGAAGTTGACGACTAG
- a CDS encoding phospho-N-acetylmuramoyl-pentapeptide-transferase codes for MDAKIFINDVRGVTGRGLFLILAASLTCAALALDWSAGTLFQGGASLTLPFLVTAIATVALGYQVIPMLRALKAGQFIREDGPKSHHQKAGTPTMGGIFFVPTAVAIAILWSGFAPDVLAVSALTLGYAAIGWLDDWQILRRRSNKGISPRMKLLLQIAFGGLFCLWALTTQSAELTTLVLPLGLTLPLGGLFWLIGWFALVAESNATNLTDGLDGLASGTAAIALMGLAVLVAPTSAGLMIFCAAMSGACVGFLAHNRNPARVFMGDTGSLALGGALAATALLSQHLFGLLVLSGLFFVETLSVIAQVGYYKATKDEHGVGKRLFKMAPLHHHLELIGWTETQIVARFYLISAALAIAYLTLIA; via the coding sequence GTGGATGCCAAGATTTTTATCAATGATGTAAGAGGCGTGACGGGGCGAGGATTATTCCTCATCCTGGCCGCCTCTTTGACCTGTGCTGCCCTTGCGCTGGACTGGTCAGCAGGTACTCTCTTTCAAGGTGGAGCCTCACTGACGCTCCCATTTCTGGTAACCGCGATCGCGACGGTAGCGTTGGGATACCAGGTCATTCCAATGCTGAGAGCACTCAAAGCGGGGCAATTTATCCGCGAAGATGGGCCAAAGTCTCATCACCAGAAAGCGGGCACACCGACCATGGGCGGCATTTTCTTTGTGCCAACGGCTGTGGCGATCGCCATTCTTTGGTCAGGTTTTGCTCCTGATGTTTTAGCGGTGAGCGCGTTAACCCTTGGCTATGCCGCGATCGGCTGGTTAGATGATTGGCAAATTTTGCGCCGTCGATCGAATAAGGGAATTTCGCCACGCATGAAGCTGTTGCTGCAAATCGCGTTTGGCGGCCTGTTTTGCCTGTGGGCATTGACAACTCAATCTGCGGAGTTAACCACGCTTGTCCTACCGCTGGGCTTAACTCTTCCCCTAGGCGGATTATTCTGGCTGATCGGCTGGTTTGCCCTGGTTGCTGAAAGTAATGCCACAAACTTAACCGATGGTTTGGATGGCCTTGCTAGTGGTACAGCAGCGATCGCCCTCATGGGACTAGCGGTATTGGTTGCGCCTACCTCAGCGGGACTGATGATTTTTTGTGCGGCGATGAGTGGAGCGTGTGTCGGATTCCTGGCTCACAACCGTAACCCAGCACGGGTGTTCATGGGAGACACGGGGTCGCTAGCGCTTGGGGGTGCTTTAGCCGCCACTGCGTTGCTGAGTCAGCATTTGTTTGGTCTCTTAGTGCTTAGCGGATTGTTTTTTGTCGAAACTCTTTCAGTGATTGCTCAGGTAGGCTATTACAAAGCCACCAAGGACGAGCATGGAGTTGGTAAGCGATTGTTTAAGATGGCTCCTCTCCATCACCATCTAGAATTAATCGGCTGGACCGAAACGCAAATTGTGGCTCGGTTCTACCTCATTAGTGCCGCGTTGGCGATCGCCTATCTAACCCTGATCGCTTAA
- a CDS encoding FHA domain-containing protein, with translation MMDSNFLNSDFLSALNSSEDLEITQRLGLYQVFLRLYEQNRGLLDEILSLETTGSQFVHISTIPFIQGMVIEQQVLLVTNLVGHKTQALTQGQNIWTIGRDSRNVAIPIRDSRMSRVHAAIEYIDGEGFYLVDLGSSNGSYVNGEAIRHHILLQEGDRVRLGSFTFTFFECDSLREMGRLSDVMLSKISIVDAPPTAPLAPSVEANTTASAKTDESADTARSILEDTSTYMFMSHRSTNDGN, from the coding sequence ATGATGGATTCAAACTTTTTGAACAGTGATTTTCTGAGTGCACTGAATTCCTCCGAAGATTTAGAAATCACCCAGCGCCTCGGTTTGTATCAAGTTTTCCTACGCTTGTACGAACAAAATCGTGGATTACTGGATGAAATTCTCAGTCTAGAGACTACGGGTAGCCAATTTGTCCACATTTCTACGATCCCATTTATCCAGGGCATGGTGATAGAACAGCAGGTTTTACTGGTAACCAACTTAGTGGGACATAAAACTCAAGCACTGACCCAAGGTCAAAATATTTGGACGATTGGGCGCGATTCTCGGAACGTTGCAATTCCGATTCGCGACTCTCGCATGTCGCGGGTGCATGCTGCGATTGAGTACATTGACGGCGAAGGCTTTTACCTCGTTGACCTGGGTAGCAGCAATGGTTCCTATGTGAATGGAGAAGCCATCCGTCATCATATCTTGCTCCAGGAGGGCGATCGCGTTCGTTTGGGCAGCTTTACCTTCACGTTTTTCGAGTGCGATTCTCTCCGCGAGATGGGAAGGCTTTCCGATGTAATGCTGAGTAAAATTAGCATTGTTGATGCGCCGCCAACTGCTCCGCTTGCCCCGTCCGTTGAGGCAAATACAACAGCGTCGGCGAAAACTGACGAGAGCGCTGATACTGCTCGGTCAATCTTGGAGGATACATCGACCTACATGTTTATGTCGCACCGTAGTACCAACGATGGCAATTGA
- a CDS encoding TolC family protein, translated as MKPSLSLLAVSISAAIALNPLGARSVQAALLVDSAPRSSADNKARMAIPDHSSDEPLNLIDSAEVVSALSRDSVVVADATLAAQDAAESSVHDQPEAIAETRTSDVTGDRTADSPLSPDTESAAIDRATADDAPTTDETSDPVQDRPAVAEADTLAQDVPESSNLSDSDPNTGNNEGTPSREAVNETLYERLFPNEQINRVDIQVDPDRLNGLTIEDSSAVLDAPSTAPPEAFGLDAEDTPVSVPEYLNSPANPLTFPTQPEEIELSGTQPITLEQAIELARQNSTTLQESLLQLEQSQAALREAQAAYLPTLDADLSITHQGTNTFAEFAEPIDPTNPFGGSITVTDSIYNEATTLNGRLTVSYDIFTSGRRSALVAAAEERVRLQELQVEVVSEQLRLDVTQDYYDLQQTDELVRIAAQSLEESLQSLRDAQALERAGVGTRFDVLQAEVEAANSRQDLIQALSDQEVARRQLSQRINSAESIDLSAADPVDIAGYWDISLEDSIALAYQNRAELEQQLAQRDISEQQRRAQLSALGPQLAAFAQYNFSDLLDETESPGNDLETYAIGLQANIRLYDGGAARAAARQEELNMALAENAFEDTKRLIRFQVEQSYSTMRSNLENIQTALLAVETATEALRLARLRFQAGVGTQTDVLQAQTDLTRAEVNRLQAVLGYNRALAQLQRSVSNLPDSDLSDRP; from the coding sequence ATGAAACCTTCTCTATCGTTACTTGCTGTCAGCATCAGTGCGGCGATCGCCCTAAATCCTTTGGGTGCCAGATCGGTACAGGCGGCTTTGCTAGTTGACTCTGCTCCCCGTTCCAGCGCAGACAACAAAGCCAGAATGGCCATTCCAGATCACTCGTCAGATGAGCCGCTAAATTTAATCGACTCTGCCGAGGTAGTCTCAGCATTGAGTCGTGACTCGGTCGTGGTTGCCGATGCCACACTGGCTGCCCAAGACGCGGCTGAGAGTTCAGTCCATGATCAACCGGAGGCGATCGCAGAGACTCGTACGAGCGACGTTACGGGCGATCGCACCGCAGATTCCCCTCTATCACCTGATACGGAATCGGCGGCTATCGATCGGGCAACGGCCGATGATGCACCGACTACAGACGAGACAAGTGACCCAGTGCAAGACCGTCCAGCCGTCGCCGAGGCAGATACCCTAGCCCAAGACGTTCCAGAGAGCAGCAACCTTTCTGACTCTGACCCCAATACCGGTAACAATGAAGGGACTCCTAGCAGAGAGGCTGTGAATGAAACCTTGTATGAACGGCTGTTTCCAAATGAGCAGATCAACCGAGTCGATATACAGGTTGACCCCGATCGCTTAAATGGCTTAACCATCGAAGATTCGTCAGCCGTTTTAGACGCACCCAGCACCGCCCCTCCGGAAGCCTTCGGTCTAGACGCAGAAGATACTCCCGTCTCGGTTCCAGAATATTTAAACTCCCCTGCAAACCCGCTGACTTTTCCAACCCAGCCTGAAGAAATAGAGCTATCTGGAACGCAGCCCATTACGCTCGAACAAGCCATTGAACTTGCTCGACAAAATAGCACGACCCTTCAGGAATCGCTGCTCCAGCTAGAGCAAAGTCAAGCAGCTTTGAGAGAGGCACAAGCGGCTTACTTGCCGACGCTCGATGCAGATTTGTCCATAACGCATCAGGGAACTAACACATTTGCTGAGTTTGCGGAACCCATTGATCCAACGAATCCCTTTGGTGGATCAATTACCGTAACGGACTCGATTTATAACGAAGCCACGACTTTAAACGGTCGACTGACGGTGTCCTATGACATTTTCACATCCGGTCGGCGCTCAGCACTAGTGGCAGCGGCAGAAGAACGAGTACGCCTTCAGGAACTCCAGGTTGAGGTTGTGTCTGAACAATTACGGTTGGATGTTACGCAAGATTACTACGATTTGCAACAGACCGATGAGTTGGTACGGATTGCCGCCCAATCGCTCGAAGAATCGTTGCAGAGTTTGCGCGATGCCCAAGCACTCGAACGAGCCGGGGTAGGAACCCGCTTTGATGTCTTGCAGGCTGAAGTGGAAGCAGCCAACTCCCGACAAGATTTGATTCAGGCACTCAGCGATCAGGAAGTCGCACGCCGACAACTCTCTCAACGCATCAACAGCGCCGAGTCCATCGATTTATCTGCAGCCGATCCGGTGGATATTGCTGGGTATTGGGATATTTCCTTGGAAGACAGTATTGCACTGGCGTATCAGAATCGAGCCGAACTCGAACAGCAGTTAGCACAGCGAGATATCAGTGAACAGCAGCGACGGGCGCAGCTTTCGGCCTTGGGACCTCAACTTGCCGCTTTTGCCCAATACAACTTCTCTGATTTACTAGACGAAACCGAAAGTCCAGGGAATGATTTAGAAACCTACGCGATTGGTCTACAGGCAAACATCCGCTTGTACGACGGTGGTGCGGCGCGGGCAGCGGCACGGCAAGAAGAGTTGAATATGGCACTTGCGGAAAATGCATTTGAAGATACAAAGCGACTAATTCGCTTTCAGGTCGAACAGTCCTACTCCACCATGCGCTCTAACCTCGAAAATATTCAAACCGCATTGCTAGCTGTTGAAACGGCTACTGAAGCCCTCCGATTGGCGCGCTTGCGGTTCCAGGCTGGGGTAGGTACTCAGACCGACGTGCTTCAGGCTCAGACCGATCTGACCCGTGCAGAGGTGAATCGCCTACAAGCAGTATTGGGATACAATCGAGCCTTAGCCCAGCTTCAGCGCTCGGTCAGTAACCTGCCGGATAGCGACCTCAGCGATCGCCCCTGA
- a CDS encoding alpha/beta hydrolase, which yields MAVQCLTWQHQYIETNDIRLHFVTQGEGELVILLHGFLEFWYSWRRQIPNLARHFKVVVPDLRGYNDSDKPKTGYDLDTLTRDIQGLIKNLGYQKAYLVGHDFGGTLAWNMAQRFPNMVHRLAVLNAPHPRQFVQELASNMDQLRRSWYLLACQLPGLPEWVIRQNLHRIVKALFQDQSVRKGAFTATDAEIYQAALEKPGVIAAALSAYRQLFAPPSLFRLIGRSPDPVQMPTLILWSEEDSLLSHDLVRGFETLVAAPLELKLVSHCGHWIQQEAPQTVNRELLHFLRQSIG from the coding sequence ATGGCTGTTCAATGCTTAACCTGGCAACACCAATACATTGAAACCAACGATATCCGCCTACATTTCGTGACTCAGGGCGAGGGAGAGTTAGTGATCCTGCTCCACGGGTTTCTGGAGTTTTGGTATTCGTGGCGGCGACAAATTCCAAATCTGGCCCGGCACTTTAAGGTGGTTGTGCCTGATCTCCGGGGGTATAACGATTCAGATAAGCCCAAAACTGGGTACGACTTAGACACCCTGACGCGGGATATCCAGGGACTCATCAAAAATCTGGGCTATCAAAAGGCATATCTTGTGGGTCATGACTTTGGCGGGACTCTGGCTTGGAATATGGCGCAGCGATTCCCAAATATGGTGCATCGACTCGCGGTCTTGAATGCGCCCCATCCCCGGCAGTTTGTCCAAGAGCTAGCGAGTAATATGGATCAGCTTCGCCGCAGTTGGTACTTACTGGCGTGCCAGCTTCCAGGATTGCCTGAATGGGTCATTCGTCAAAATCTTCATCGAATTGTTAAGGCACTATTCCAGGATCAGTCTGTACGCAAGGGGGCGTTTACGGCTACGGATGCTGAAATATACCAAGCGGCATTGGAAAAGCCAGGGGTGATTGCAGCGGCGCTCAGTGCCTATCGCCAATTGTTTGCGCCACCGTCGCTATTCAGACTGATTGGGCGATCGCCCGATCCGGTTCAGATGCCAACCCTAATTTTGTGGAGTGAAGAGGATTCGCTGCTCAGCCATGATTTGGTTCGAGGATTTGAAACTCTAGTGGCTGCCCCGTTAGAACTTAAATTGGTGTCCCACTGCGGTCACTGGATCCAGCAAGAAGCACCGCAGACTGTTAATCGGGAATTGCTGCACTTTTTGCGGCAATCTATAGGGTAA